A single window of Narcine bancroftii isolate sNarBan1 chromosome 1, sNarBan1.hap1, whole genome shotgun sequence DNA harbors:
- the LOC138737465 gene encoding growth arrest and DNA damage-inducible protein GADD45 gamma-like: MTLEEISGAEEQQVGKPEGMQTAGKALEELLNSAQRQHCLTVGVYESAKVMNIDPDSVVLCLLASDEQDEGDIALQIHFTLIQAFCCDNDINIVRVNDIQRLVEIVGNAADNEEPRDLHCILVTNPSQDSWKDPSLEKLGVFCEESRCTNQWVPNISFPER; encoded by the exons ATGACCCTTGAGGAAATCAGCGGTGCTGAGGAACAGCAAGTGGGGAAGCCCGAAGG GATGCAAACTGCCGGCAAAGCCCTGGAGGAGCTGCTGAACTCGGCGCAGCGGCAGCATTGCCTGACCGTTGGAGTCTACGAGTCTGCAAAAGTCATGAATAT TGACCCGGACAGCGTCGTACTGTGCCTCCTTGCCAGCGACGAACAGGATGAAGGGGACATCGCCCTGCAAATTCACTTCACTTTAATTCAGGCATTTTGCTGTGATAATGACATTAACATAGTGCGAGTGAATGAtatccagaggctggtggagatcgTTGGTAATGCTGCCGACAACGAGGAGCCCAGAGACCTGCATTGCATTTTGGTCACT AATCCAAGCCAAGACTCTTGGAAAGATCCATCTCTGGAAAAACTGGGTGTCTTCTGTGAAGAGAGCCGTTGCACCAATCAGTGGGTCCCCAACATTTCCTTTCCTGAGCGTTGA